A genomic stretch from Erysipelothrix sp. HDW6C includes:
- a CDS encoding tetratricopeptide repeat protein, producing the protein MANHQKLIEQLDSYHAQNEHKKILSVIADIPYESRDYAIHLRRARAFHQLKDYDKALEILKSQRSCGETDPEWHYSIGRLHFKLRQYKESFVYFIQAIEMGLVNPTTLFYIDEARTKMEEQYIAQTINAMPKVARSLEVQYKLIQININFENYHRAADQLELIAAEDRDEEWYLLSGVVSFQLENYEIATEHFETIVMDNPDYYDEIQAFIRISKEMMRGHHGADIKLH; encoded by the coding sequence ATGGCAAACCATCAAAAGCTCATTGAACAACTTGATTCTTACCATGCTCAAAATGAACATAAAAAGATATTAAGTGTTATTGCTGATATTCCATATGAATCGCGAGACTATGCGATTCATTTACGGCGTGCGCGGGCATTCCATCAACTTAAAGACTATGATAAAGCGTTGGAAATTTTGAAGTCACAGCGAAGTTGTGGTGAAACAGATCCAGAGTGGCATTATAGTATTGGGAGACTTCACTTTAAATTAAGACAATATAAGGAATCGTTTGTCTACTTCATTCAAGCAATTGAAATGGGGCTTGTTAATCCAACAACCCTGTTTTACATCGACGAAGCTCGCACAAAAATGGAAGAACAATACATTGCACAAACAATCAATGCCATGCCTAAAGTTGCACGAAGCTTGGAAGTACAATACAAACTCATTCAAATAAACATTAACTTTGAAAATTACCACCGTGCTGCCGATCAACTTGAACTTATCGCAGCAGAAGATCGCGATGAGGAATGGTACCTTCTCAGTGGGGTGGTTTCTTTTCAGCTTGAAAATTATGAAATTGCAACGGAACACTTCGAAACAATCGTCATGGACAACCCCGATTATTATGATGAGATACAAGCATTTATACGTATCAGTAAGGAAATGATGCGTGGACATCATGGGGCGGATATAAAGCTACACTAA
- a CDS encoding DUF1307 domain-containing protein, which translates to MKKLLPILALLLFATGCGSKATVCGYTDTTDDMDVDMSISINADGDAITKQVNTLSIKMATKEAADSYEEHLKGGATLDIPGFSQSIKRDGELTVISTQSLDLKQASLEDLVSSGVLLEGEETLSRKETIDNLKVLGYTCDPTE; encoded by the coding sequence ATGAAAAAATTACTACCAATTCTTGCATTATTACTCTTCGCCACGGGTTGCGGTTCAAAAGCAACGGTATGTGGCTACACAGATACAACCGACGACATGGATGTTGATATGTCAATCTCTATCAATGCGGATGGTGATGCAATCACCAAGCAAGTCAACACCCTTTCTATCAAGATGGCAACCAAAGAAGCTGCTGATAGTTATGAAGAACACCTTAAAGGCGGTGCCACACTCGATATCCCAGGCTTCTCACAATCCATTAAACGTGATGGGGAGCTTACGGTCATCTCCACGCAATCCCTTGATTTAAAACAAGCATCTCTTGAAGATCTTGTATCAAGTGGTGTCCTTCTCGAAGGAGAAGAAACACTGTCACGCAAAGAAACAATAGACAACCTAAAAGTTCTTGGCTACACATGTGATCCTACAGAATAA
- the serC gene encoding 3-phosphoserine/phosphohydroxythreonine transaminase, whose amino-acid sequence MRDVYNFSAGPATLPESILLQLQEELLNYQGLGYSMLEMNHRAPEFFAIIDHAKATLKELMHIPDNYSIVFLQGGSSLQFAMIPMNFAKGKRVAYVDTGFWSAKAIEEAKILNDTLVVASSKDDNYRFTPKGFEVPSDCAYLHITTNSTSEGTMFKELPDTGGVPLIGDACSNILGFEYNVEDFAMIYAGAQKNAGVAGVTVAIIRNDMLHDVEGLPHILDYKQHIQANSVYNTSPTFGIYVTSLVLDWIKQAGGVEGIAKRNELKSSTLYDYIDASTFYHNYVVVEDRSTMNVVFTTDDDHLDQAFIDQAWDKGLINLAGHRSAKGMRVSLYNAMPMEGVTALIDFMDSFAKENCVTL is encoded by the coding sequence ATGAGAGACGTTTATAACTTCTCGGCCGGTCCGGCAACGCTACCCGAGAGTATATTACTACAGTTGCAAGAAGAATTACTAAATTATCAAGGTTTGGGATACTCGATGCTTGAAATGAACCATCGTGCTCCCGAATTCTTTGCGATCATTGATCATGCCAAAGCGACTCTCAAGGAACTCATGCACATTCCTGATAACTACTCTATTGTCTTTCTACAAGGCGGTTCCAGTTTGCAGTTTGCTATGATTCCCATGAACTTTGCGAAAGGGAAACGTGTTGCGTATGTGGATACAGGTTTTTGGTCTGCAAAAGCTATTGAAGAAGCGAAGATATTAAACGACACACTCGTCGTCGCATCGAGCAAAGATGACAATTATCGTTTTACGCCCAAAGGATTTGAGGTTCCTAGCGACTGTGCCTATTTGCATATTACGACAAACTCCACATCAGAAGGTACAATGTTCAAAGAACTCCCTGATACCGGCGGTGTTCCCTTAATCGGTGATGCCTGCTCAAACATTCTAGGTTTTGAATACAATGTTGAAGACTTCGCAATGATTTATGCTGGAGCGCAGAAAAATGCAGGCGTCGCTGGTGTTACAGTCGCCATTATTCGAAACGACATGCTACATGATGTTGAAGGACTTCCACACATTTTAGATTATAAACAACACATCCAAGCTAACTCTGTGTACAACACATCTCCAACTTTTGGGATTTATGTTACCTCACTGGTGTTGGATTGGATTAAACAGGCTGGTGGCGTTGAAGGTATTGCGAAGCGCAATGAATTGAAATCATCTACCCTATATGATTACATCGATGCATCGACGTTCTACCACAATTATGTCGTCGTCGAAGATCGTTCCACAATGAATGTTGTGTTTACTACAGATGATGACCACTTGGACCAAGCATTCATTGATCAAGCATGGGATAAAGGACTCATCAACCTTGCTGGACATCGTAGTGCAAAAGGAATGCGGGTTAGCCTTTATAACGCGATGCCTATGGAAGGTGTCACGGCTTTAATTGATTTCATGGATTCCTTTGCAAAGGAAAATTGCGTAACTCTTTAA
- a CDS encoding metal-dependent hydrolase gives MKFSWHGHSCIYLEAMNGCRIIIDPFIIGNELSDLDPESLDVDYIILTHGHADHVGDTLEIAKRTGATVIAVAELAEFMEKRGAKAHGMNIGGRFEFDFGSVKFVHAQHSSSYDGFYMGEPAGIVVDDGYATIYHAGDTALYSDMSLIGSVDVAFLPIGDNYTMGIDDALKAAQRVPSELYVPIHYNTFPVIEQNPYEFVNRLDGENGLVPEIGDLIEI, from the coding sequence ATGAAATTTTCTTGGCACGGCCATTCCTGTATCTACCTTGAGGCAATGAATGGATGCCGTATTATCATTGATCCCTTTATCATTGGAAATGAACTTTCTGATCTTGATCCGGAATCATTGGATGTTGATTATATCATACTTACGCACGGTCATGCAGACCATGTTGGAGACACCTTAGAAATTGCGAAACGAACTGGTGCTACGGTCATTGCCGTTGCAGAACTTGCTGAGTTTATGGAGAAACGTGGCGCGAAAGCACATGGTATGAATATCGGTGGTCGTTTTGAGTTTGACTTTGGCAGTGTAAAATTTGTTCATGCACAACACAGCTCATCTTACGATGGGTTCTATATGGGCGAACCTGCAGGTATCGTCGTCGACGATGGTTATGCAACAATTTATCATGCCGGCGACACAGCGCTCTACTCCGATATGAGTCTCATCGGCTCTGTTGATGTTGCATTCTTACCTATCGGCGATAACTACACGATGGGAATTGATGATGCATTAAAGGCAGCGCAACGCGTGCCTAGCGAACTCTATGTTCCCATTCACTACAATACATTCCCAGTTATTGAACAAAACCCTTATGAATTTGTAAATCGCCTCGATGGTGAAAATGGGCTTGTTCCTGAAATTGGGGATCTCATTGAAATTTAA
- a CDS encoding metal-dependent transcriptional regulator, giving the protein MTPNREDYIKIIFSTNERGVKLSNKELAERLGVSAASTSEMIRKLMDSKHVVKDKELGLALTEKGTKEAQALVRKHRLWEVFLVEHLNYSWTEVHDDAEILEHGTSDLLADRLSTFLGNPKYCPHGSIIYGNAVKDDTKTSALANLAVGESGTIMSVRDSVELLRYLETIKLSLGDSFELIRVDPYEGPFHVRIGSDEVVISYKAAHDIEVVKQ; this is encoded by the coding sequence ATGACACCGAATAGAGAAGACTACATTAAAATCATATTTTCAACAAATGAGCGTGGCGTAAAACTGTCAAACAAAGAATTGGCTGAGCGACTGGGTGTTTCTGCGGCTTCTACCAGTGAAATGATTCGTAAGTTAATGGATTCTAAGCATGTCGTCAAAGACAAAGAACTGGGTCTTGCACTAACCGAAAAAGGGACCAAGGAAGCACAAGCGTTGGTTCGTAAACATCGTTTATGGGAAGTGTTTCTTGTTGAGCATCTGAATTATTCATGGACAGAAGTTCATGATGATGCAGAGATACTTGAGCACGGGACATCCGACCTACTTGCAGATAGGCTTTCTACCTTCTTGGGCAATCCTAAGTATTGCCCTCATGGAAGTATTATTTACGGAAATGCTGTGAAGGATGATACCAAAACATCAGCGCTCGCAAATTTGGCAGTAGGAGAATCAGGAACAATCATGAGTGTACGTGATAGTGTTGAACTGCTCCGCTATCTTGAAACAATCAAGTTATCGCTTGGAGATTCTTTTGAATTAATCCGCGTTGATCCCTACGAAGGACCTTTTCATGTCAGAATTGGTTCAGACGAAGTTGTCATTAGTTACAAGGCGGCACATGACATAGAGGTTGTGAAACAATAG
- a CDS encoding phosphatase PAP2 family protein, whose protein sequence is MDLSILQWIQTWAHPLLDGFFSVFTTLGNHGELWLIIIAVLLYRKKTRLVGVLALIALLLELLIVSGILKPIIMRPRPFTVYPIDLIVGIPSGSSFPSGHAASSFAVAGVLFFAKMRHRWIYIAMATIMAFSRLYVFVHYPSDVLVGSLIGVAIAWCVWHYRKSIERVLLRFTKTGVNSQI, encoded by the coding sequence ATGGACTTAAGTATATTACAATGGATTCAAACGTGGGCGCATCCACTATTGGATGGATTCTTTAGTGTCTTTACGACACTTGGAAACCATGGTGAGTTATGGCTGATTATCATTGCAGTTTTATTGTATCGCAAGAAAACTCGGTTGGTTGGTGTTCTGGCGCTCATTGCACTGTTGCTTGAATTGTTGATTGTAAGTGGTATATTGAAACCAATCATTATGAGACCGCGACCGTTTACGGTATATCCGATCGACTTGATTGTTGGTATCCCTTCTGGTTCTTCATTTCCTTCAGGACATGCAGCAAGCTCATTTGCTGTTGCCGGAGTTCTCTTCTTTGCTAAGATGCGTCATCGCTGGATATACATCGCAATGGCGACCATAATGGCGTTTTCGAGACTGTATGTATTTGTTCACTATCCAAGTGATGTTTTGGTAGGCTCTTTGATAGGAGTTGCAATAGCTTGGTGTGTTTGGCACTATCGAAAATCAATCGAAAGGGTGCTATTACGTTTTACAAAAACAGGTGTAAATTCACAAATTTGA